The following proteins are co-located in the Polymorphospora rubra genome:
- a CDS encoding DUF1996 domain-containing protein, whose product MSSTPAAVRPRHLPRLRRLVAPLAVTALVASALVAGPLNSADAADALLSHGRPAVSSSNQGTGTPASAAFDADVHTRWSSAAADPQWIRVDLGTRSTVTRVELQWEAAYATAYQIQTSDDTFTWNTIYSTTTGTGGNQALNVTGTGRHVRLLGTTRATMHGYSLWEIRVFGSAGGTPPTTPPPGNGYVPANPPVTGVVPSTHRPPNKEHREFQANCAPTHHLPDDPIVFPNLPGASHYHTFMGSPTTNARSTLASLQAGGTSCRVPADRSGYWMPTMYNGNQLVSPAGHQVIYYKSGVIDYTSVRPFPPGLRYVVGSPNATAADFIAGSVEGWECGDSYDNADFPAWCPPGTQLNVRYQSPSCWDGRWLDTPDHKSHMAYPVNGVCPTSHPVAVPMIEFKMAFPVSGDMSQVRLSSGRGYSFHYDFFNVWEPPTLAAMVNHCIRGGLQCDARGFDLYNPQAGAALNENYELP is encoded by the coding sequence ATGTCATCCACCCCCGCCGCGGTACGCCCGCGGCACCTACCCCGGCTCCGGCGGCTCGTCGCGCCGCTGGCCGTCACCGCGCTCGTGGCGTCGGCGCTGGTCGCCGGCCCGCTCAACTCCGCCGACGCCGCGGACGCCCTGCTCTCGCACGGGCGCCCGGCCGTCTCCTCGTCCAACCAGGGCACCGGAACCCCCGCCTCGGCGGCGTTCGACGCCGACGTACACACCCGCTGGTCCAGCGCCGCCGCCGATCCGCAGTGGATCCGCGTCGACCTCGGCACCCGGTCCACCGTCACCCGGGTCGAGTTGCAGTGGGAGGCCGCCTACGCGACGGCGTACCAGATCCAGACCTCGGACGATACGTTCACCTGGAACACGATCTACTCGACCACGACGGGGACCGGTGGCAACCAGGCCCTCAACGTCACCGGCACCGGCCGCCACGTACGGCTGCTCGGCACCACCCGGGCCACCATGCACGGCTACTCCCTGTGGGAGATCCGGGTCTTCGGCTCGGCCGGCGGCACCCCGCCGACCACCCCGCCGCCCGGCAACGGGTACGTCCCGGCCAACCCGCCGGTGACCGGCGTGGTGCCGTCGACGCACCGCCCGCCGAACAAGGAACACCGCGAGTTCCAGGCGAACTGCGCCCCCACCCACCACCTGCCGGACGACCCGATCGTCTTCCCCAACCTGCCGGGTGCCTCGCATTATCACACCTTCATGGGCAGCCCGACGACGAACGCCCGCAGCACGCTGGCGTCGCTGCAGGCGGGCGGCACCTCGTGCCGGGTGCCGGCGGACCGGTCCGGCTACTGGATGCCGACCATGTACAACGGCAACCAGCTCGTCTCACCCGCCGGCCACCAGGTCATCTACTACAAGTCCGGGGTGATCGACTACACCAGCGTCCGCCCGTTCCCGCCGGGCCTGCGGTACGTCGTCGGCAGCCCGAACGCGACCGCCGCCGACTTCATCGCCGGCTCGGTCGAGGGCTGGGAGTGCGGCGACAGCTACGACAACGCGGACTTCCCGGCGTGGTGCCCGCCCGGCACCCAGCTCAACGTCCGCTACCAGTCGCCGAGCTGCTGGGACGGGCGCTGGCTGGACACCCCCGACCACAAGAGCCACATGGCCTACCCGGTCAACGGGGTCTGTCCGACCAGCCACCCGGTCGCGGTGCCGATGATCGAGTTCAAGATGGCGTTCCCGGTCAGCGGGGACATGTCCCAGGTACGGCTGTCGAGCGGGCGCGGCTACTCGTTCCACTACGACTTCTTCAACGTCTGGGAGCCCCCGACCCTGGCCGCCATGGTCAACCACTGCATCCGCGGCGGCCTCCAGTGCGACGCCCGCGGCTTCGACCTCTACAACCCCCAGGCCGGCGCCGCCCTGAACGAAAACTACGAACTCCCCTAA